A genomic region of Oceaniferula marina contains the following coding sequences:
- a CDS encoding HNH endonuclease, protein MDSALDSNVLVLNKLWQPIHTCSVRRALKLLCLGHAQVVEAEGASKYQTHDLGSWLESSAEKLAEGVVRSVRFAMRVPKVIVLAMYDQLPMKEVRFTRRHVFLRDHHTCQYCGDCLPEHQLNLDHVIPRARGGRMSWENIVTSCFQCNNRKANKLPHEAKMFPRKQPEAPRWRPLFGFRRGGTMDDSWESFLY, encoded by the coding sequence ATGGATAGTGCTCTCGATTCTAATGTATTGGTTCTCAATAAACTGTGGCAACCAATCCACACCTGTTCGGTACGACGGGCGTTGAAGCTGCTTTGTCTCGGGCATGCGCAGGTTGTCGAGGCCGAGGGGGCGTCGAAGTATCAAACCCATGATCTGGGGTCCTGGCTGGAATCCTCGGCTGAGAAATTGGCTGAGGGGGTTGTCCGTTCGGTGCGTTTTGCCATGCGTGTGCCCAAGGTCATTGTGTTGGCGATGTATGATCAGTTGCCGATGAAGGAGGTGCGGTTCACGCGGCGGCATGTCTTTTTAAGAGATCATCATACTTGCCAGTATTGTGGGGATTGCCTGCCCGAGCATCAACTGAATCTCGATCATGTGATTCCAAGGGCCAGAGGTGGTAGGATGTCTTGGGAGAATATAGTGACTTCTTGTTTTCAGTGCAACAACCGCAAGGCGAACAAACTACCACATGAAGCAAAGATGTTTCCTCGCAAGCAGCCCGAGGCTCCTCGCTGGCGGCCACTGTTTGGATTTCGTCGAGGCGGCACGATGGATGACAGTTGGGAAAGTTTTCTCTATTGA
- a CDS encoding glycoside hydrolase family 2 TIM barrel-domain containing protein has translation MKMKVMMFSNVRFGWFAIGLLVMVSLVGGVSGAETQSRYLTGKGNDDPVLWDFFCTKGRKSGTWTKIGVPSQWEQQGFGNYDYGNDHHYRPKGVEHHDEEGIYRRNFQIPQAWKGKRVRIVFEGVMTDAQVRVNGQLAGPIHQGGFYRFAYEITSLLKAGENQLEVHVCKVSKNKTVEMAERQADYWVLGGIFRPVFLEALPQEYIDWASVDAKADGSFDLDVFIVGAKGADRLRAQIVDSQGDALGEPFSSPVGAGVKKVSVSTKVRGHQTWTAETPHLYTVRLDLMSGDRCLHRIERKFGFRTVELKAKQGVFVNGRKIRLKGVNRHCFWPETGRTVSRALSYQDARLIKEMNMNAVRMSHYPPDKHFLEACDELGLYVINELCGWSQPAYDTEVGERLVGELVRRDQMHPSILFWANGNEGGWNTELDDDYALWDKQNRVVIHPWSLFNEIDTKHYPNYSFLEGMAKREQVFMPTEFLHGLYDGGSGSGLNDYWNLILQHEHAAGGFLWVFADEGIVRTDRNGEIDLAGNRAPDGLVGPHREKEGSFFTVKEIWSPVQVSMVSTAESGFSGKVQVENRYDFTNLDTCTLAWEKLRYTISGEEVVQRGRLDCPVVAPGERTQLLLPGDWSSTQALRVRVTNGKKQELFTWCWSLQPPNPLALCGLAGRDKQTVQVEESPGRLRARVGDFTADFDPRTGLLMGMASGAKVIPLSRGPRLAHLMELLPESQTLIRQRYDGDVLVLDVEGVNGGLNGLIWKIHPQGYLEMQCSYGGNEDDETYAFHGVTFDFPEQGVLGKRWLGQGPYRVWQNRMRGPQFGLWQCEYNDAVPGKHWPLPEFKGYFADMHWLELQRDEGNLNVVTNQSGLFARVFEPRNGTEPLHTRTANFDGGVSFLHAIPAIGTKFHAADQRGPSGLPTKIKGKQQIHLIFFPS, from the coding sequence ATGAAGATGAAAGTGATGATGTTCAGCAATGTTCGGTTTGGTTGGTTCGCTATCGGCCTACTCGTAATGGTGAGTTTGGTTGGAGGCGTATCGGGGGCAGAGACTCAGAGCCGTTATCTCACGGGTAAGGGGAACGATGATCCTGTCCTATGGGACTTTTTCTGTACAAAAGGGCGTAAGAGCGGCACTTGGACCAAGATCGGTGTTCCTTCTCAGTGGGAGCAGCAGGGATTTGGCAATTACGATTATGGAAATGATCATCACTACCGGCCGAAAGGTGTGGAGCATCACGATGAAGAAGGTATCTATCGGAGGAATTTTCAAATACCTCAGGCGTGGAAGGGGAAGCGGGTTCGCATTGTATTTGAAGGGGTGATGACGGATGCCCAGGTCAGGGTGAACGGACAACTCGCCGGCCCGATTCATCAAGGTGGATTTTATCGGTTTGCCTATGAAATCACCTCTTTGCTCAAAGCAGGGGAGAACCAGTTAGAGGTGCATGTCTGTAAGGTGTCGAAAAACAAGACGGTGGAGATGGCGGAGCGGCAGGCGGATTACTGGGTGCTGGGAGGCATCTTCAGGCCGGTGTTCTTAGAGGCTCTCCCCCAGGAATATATCGATTGGGCGTCGGTGGATGCGAAGGCGGACGGGTCGTTTGATCTCGATGTATTTATCGTCGGTGCCAAAGGTGCGGATCGTCTTCGTGCGCAGATTGTCGATAGCCAGGGGGATGCTCTGGGTGAGCCCTTTTCCAGCCCGGTGGGTGCAGGTGTAAAAAAAGTGAGTGTGTCGACCAAGGTGCGGGGGCATCAGACGTGGACAGCTGAAACGCCTCATCTCTATACCGTGAGGTTGGATTTGATGTCCGGAGACCGTTGCCTTCATCGGATTGAGCGGAAATTTGGCTTTCGAACGGTGGAGTTGAAGGCGAAGCAGGGGGTGTTTGTCAATGGGCGTAAAATCCGTCTCAAGGGAGTCAACCGCCATTGTTTTTGGCCCGAAACTGGTAGGACCGTGAGCCGGGCATTGAGTTATCAGGATGCTCGTCTGATCAAGGAGATGAATATGAATGCGGTGCGGATGTCCCATTACCCTCCGGACAAACATTTTTTGGAAGCTTGTGACGAGTTGGGTTTGTATGTGATCAATGAACTCTGCGGGTGGAGTCAACCAGCTTACGATACGGAAGTGGGTGAGCGCCTGGTGGGTGAGTTGGTTCGGCGCGATCAAATGCATCCGAGTATTCTGTTTTGGGCCAATGGCAATGAAGGCGGGTGGAACACCGAGTTGGACGACGACTATGCGCTATGGGATAAGCAAAACCGGGTGGTGATTCACCCGTGGTCTTTGTTTAATGAAATTGATACAAAGCATTACCCGAATTATTCATTTTTGGAGGGCATGGCGAAGCGTGAGCAGGTCTTTATGCCTACGGAGTTTTTGCACGGTCTCTATGATGGCGGATCGGGATCCGGCTTGAATGATTATTGGAATCTCATCTTGCAGCATGAACATGCCGCAGGGGGATTTTTATGGGTTTTTGCTGATGAAGGGATTGTTCGGACAGATCGGAATGGTGAGATTGACCTCGCCGGTAACCGAGCGCCAGACGGACTGGTCGGCCCACACCGGGAAAAGGAAGGAAGCTTTTTTACGGTGAAGGAAATATGGTCGCCGGTTCAAGTGTCGATGGTGTCGACCGCTGAGTCCGGATTCAGCGGTAAGGTGCAAGTGGAGAATCGCTACGATTTCACCAACTTGGATACATGCACTTTAGCATGGGAGAAATTGCGATATACGATTTCAGGCGAAGAGGTGGTGCAGCGGGGGCGTCTCGACTGCCCGGTAGTGGCTCCCGGAGAAAGAACGCAGCTGCTTTTGCCCGGTGATTGGAGCTCGACCCAAGCCCTCAGAGTTCGGGTGACGAATGGAAAGAAACAGGAGTTGTTTACTTGGTGCTGGAGTTTGCAGCCTCCGAACCCGCTGGCACTGTGTGGGCTGGCAGGTCGGGACAAACAGACGGTGCAAGTTGAAGAAAGTCCCGGGCGGTTACGGGCTCGGGTGGGAGATTTTACGGCGGACTTTGACCCTCGGACGGGGCTGCTGATGGGGATGGCTTCGGGGGCAAAAGTGATTCCCTTGAGCCGGGGACCACGCTTGGCTCATTTGATGGAATTACTTCCCGAAAGCCAGACTCTTATCCGGCAACGCTACGATGGTGATGTCCTTGTCTTGGATGTGGAGGGCGTGAATGGAGGGCTCAATGGTTTGATCTGGAAGATTCATCCGCAAGGGTATCTGGAAATGCAGTGCTCCTATGGAGGGAATGAGGATGATGAGACCTATGCTTTTCACGGAGTCACCTTTGATTTTCCGGAGCAAGGGGTTCTGGGTAAGCGTTGGCTGGGGCAGGGGCCTTATCGGGTTTGGCAAAACCGAATGCGGGGGCCACAGTTTGGCCTGTGGCAGTGCGAATACAACGATGCCGTTCCGGGCAAACACTGGCCACTGCCGGAGTTCAAAGGCTACTTCGCTGATATGCATTGGCTGGAACTTCAAAGGGATGAAGGAAACCTGAACGTGGTGACCAATCAATCAGGGTTGTTTGCCCGGGTGTTTGAACCGCGTAATGGGACTGAACCCTTGCACACGCGAACCGCCAACTTCGATGGCGGCGTGTCCTTTCTGCACGCCATACCTGCGATTGGCACCAAGTTTCATGCTGCCGATCAGCGGGGGCCATCAGGGCTCCCAACGAAGATCAAAGGCAAGCAGCAGATTCATCTGATTTTCTTTCCTTCGTAA